One genomic segment of Lampris incognitus isolate fLamInc1 chromosome 2, fLamInc1.hap2, whole genome shotgun sequence includes these proteins:
- the LOC130133226 gene encoding uncharacterized protein C20orf85-like, whose translation YRNGDQVWKVHVKMERESAEAWPNKWGFLIDTYREIQKENAKLKEVAGKLELPHHLRTQPPTPPEKYIHVSQSPPVPQTTQALIGWRSAQSQCQLPNYGEVHHGRCSFLKELGWSLETCS comes from the exons GGAAGGTGCatgtgaagatggagagagagtcgGCAGAAGCCTGGCCCAACAAGTGGGGCTTTCTGATAGACACCTATCGTGAG ATCCAGAAGGAGAATGCCAAACTTAAGGAGGTGGCAGGCAAGCTGGAGCTTCCTCATCACTTAAGAACACAGCCACCGACTCCTCCAGAAAAATATATCCAT GTCAGCCAGTCGCCCCCAGTCCCCCAGACAACTCAGGCCCTGATTGGCTGGCGTTCTGCCCAGTCGCAGTGTCAGCTGCCGAACTATGGGGAGGTTCATCATGGAAGATGTAGTTTTCTCAAGGAGCTGGGCTGGTCATTGGAAACTTGTAGCTGA